The sequence AACTTCTATCTGGGACTCGCCTTTCCGGTATCCTAAATTTACTTTTAAAAAGTCATCATCTAAGATGGAACGTTCGTAAATACGGCTACTATATTCCAATACCATATCTTGCAGCATAGAAAGTGTCGGTGTCTGATAATCAATCGCTTCCCGTTCTTCTTCCCTCAACTTTTTGATTTCTTTTCGTTTCCGAAGAAGATATTCATCATACATCACTTCCCGGTCTTTATTTTCCTGCTTGATATTCCGTTTTTCACTTACATATCTCTGAATAGAAAAAATTAGGGTAATAGCGGTCATTCCTGCCGTCATGTACATATAAGGACCACGTTTCATCAATACGCCCATGGCAATCGTAAGTGCCATCATGCAAAGGGGCGGGATGATCAACTGTGCCAGACTCCCTTTTGACATCTCTTTTTTTCTTGGAGGAGCTTTAATTTCTACCTTCTCCTCTTTTCTCTGATATACAACTCTTGGAGAACGTTTATAAAAAGGAAATCCCTCAAAATATTCTTCTTCCTGTCGTTCTGGAAGTAAGGTTGTTTCAAAATACTCTATATCTGATTGAACTTCCAGTTTTTCTTTGAAAAATGTAATCCTAAAATCTTCAATATGTATCTGGTCTCCGTTTTTGATGATCATCTGATTGCCACTTACAATCTGATTATTCAGAAAAACTTTGATATTTCCCTCTCTTTTTAAGTTCAAGATTTCTCCATCCAGGCACATCTGTATTGGAAGATGCCATACAAAGTCGTAAGAAAATGAATCCGCTTCTGTCCCAAACCAAATCTGCGGCTTTCTTTTGTATGTTCTGATGGATGTATTCTTTCTCTCCATGTATTTCTTTCTCCTTTCGTATGGTGTCTTCTAATATCATTTATAGAAATTTATCATATTTACTTTACTTTATGTATAATACACTTTTAACTGCATTTTTTGTAAAGTTCCTCTATAAAGCCTTCAATTCCTATAAGCATAGCGTCTAATGTTATCGTCTTTTCTCCTTTTATAATAAGTTTAAATCCACCATTAGAATTTCTTTCTATAGATTTAATTTTTGAAACCGGAATACATCTTTTTTTACCTATAGGATGCATAATAATTAGTTCATCTTTCTCTAATATTACTTTATATCTCCCTATCACCCATCCTGCTGAAACACTAATTAATCCCATTATAATAAGAAAAACAGATATCCCTACATCTTTGTACATAAACATCATTATAGCCGAGAAAATTATTGTAATCACAAAACAAATATACAGAATTTTCCAAAAAACTGGTGGAAAATATAATTGATTTTCCTTGTCTTTTACTTCATATTTTTTTCTTGTCACCATCGATATAATTCCAAATACCAATGTCATAAAAAACAACCATTCTATTCTCATTATTTTCTCTCCTCCACAATTCCAAATTTACTATTAGGTAAATATGTCACTTTTAAACGCTCCCCTTCATAAATTCCAGTACTATAAACCACCACATTTACTTTTCTATTTGTTTTAGAGTCTATAATTGCAATACTTCTTGATCTTCTTCTAGTCTCTCTACCATAATCCCATTCTATTACTTCTCCCTCTGCTTCTAAATATTCTTCTTGCATCACGTTAGGAAAATCTTTTATAGCTGGAATCACACGCCACATAAATATAATCCCCAAAAATAATCCTATTGTGCATTTCAATACTATATTAATTCTTTTCTCATTTCTTTTAACCATTTGCTTTATATCTGGTGCCATTTTTTCCCAGCAAATCCACCTCTTTTTTTTCAACGCTGAGATTAAATAAATAGCAACCATAACCGTTATCAATAAAGTTTCTACATACAATTTCACAATTACTTCATCCATAATTCTTTCCCTGCACTTTCTTACTTTATATTTCTCCTAATATTCTCTCTAAATGATTCATACACAGTACAAATCTTACTATAATATTTCAAATACGCTTTATAAATATAATTTTTTCTCTGATTGATATTTTTTCACCCATAATAACATCTTTATCATTTAAATTAAATAATATTATTATGCTATATCACAATTTATTATTTCCTCTTTGATTTTCAATATATTTTCCCATATATTATTCATATTACTTTTTATATTTTGAACAACGCTCTTCCAATCCACTTCCTTTCCCATTTTTTCACTCCATTTAGTCACTGCATCTTTCAAAGCACCTAGAATTGTGTCTGGCATTCCTTTTATACTCTCTACCATGAAAAATTTGTTTCCATACATTTTTAAACTAGTTAAAACTTTAAAAGAACCCGCCCGTATTCTTTTATCATGATACTCATATTTAAATTTCCAATCATGAAGCGAAAATTTAGTTAATAACTTCTCTCCCATTTTATTTGTAAACTTACTTGTAAATTTATCAAAAATTCCTGCTGACGCACTGGCTATTCCTGAACTTATTCCTGATCTTATCATAAGTGTTAGCACTGAGTCCACCGTAAAACTAGTGGTTCCGTCTGCCATGTCCCAAATCCCCTCAACAAAAGTTGATGTGGCTCCACTCGCTGCTCCCGCCCAAGCTGCTCCTGCACCAGTCCCTGCAACCGCACCACCTACTGCACCTCCTATTGTAGCTGATACTGTTTTTTTCAAGGACGGTTTTTCTCCTGTAGCAATGTCTGTAACTATCTGAGAAATACCGCCAAAAATTCCTCCTGCTATTCCTCCTATTACTGCTGTAATCCATAAACCATTTAGATCCACAAAATAAAATGGATTACTATAACAATATACATATTCATTTAAAGTTATGGGTTCTATAAATGAACCTTTTACTCTATCACAAGCTAAAAATCTACCGCTCTCCACTAGGTATTCTCGCGCCTGAGCATAATACGTCCCTGCAATCTCATCTCTCTGGTATCCCGTATAGCCAAACGGCTGTATCTTCCCCTGGTTCTGATACAGGTCTTCCCCGAAGGCTCCGTATCCATAACTCTCTTTGAGAATTCCGGCACTGTCTTCAATCCGAAGCGGACTTCCCAGTTCGTCCTGAAGGTAATAGTTCCGTTCCCCATTTTCTTCATACGCTGCCACGTTCCCGTCCCAGAAGTATCTCTGGTTTCGGTTTTCCTCTGTCCGCTCCAGGAGGTTATAATACTGTCTGGTCAGGTCCAGGGTATAGGTGATCTGCCGGCTGTTTCCGATTTCCATGCCAATCCTGCTTTGCGGATCCAGTTTCTCCAGCTTCTCTTTTGGAAGGACACCTTCCTGCTTTCCTACCCGGTGTCCCAGTCCGTTGTACTGATACCTTGCCTGTTTTCCTGCCGCATCCACCGCTTCTTCCAGACGGTTGATTGCACCATAGACATACTGTTTTTTCCATGCCCCATTTTCTTGGATGCCGGTTAGGTTTCCTCTCTTATCGTAGCTATATGCTTTTAAGAGCTCTCCATGTTTTTCGCTTACCATCTGGTTGATGACATTGTACTGGTAGGAAGTCCTTTCCCCGCTTTCTTCTTTCCATGTCCGGTTTCCAAAGGCATCATACCCATACTGGGTCTGCATCTGCCCGTCCTTTTGGATTTCTGCCAGCCTGCCCAGTGCATCATAACCATAGCGGTAGTGTCCGCTCTCACGCTCCAGCCCTCTTCTCTCTTTTGTAATGCCACTCTTGTTTCCCAAAAGGTCATACAGATAAGTATAACGGTCAATGACTCCTTCTTGGTCTTGATGTACCAGTTCTGTCAGCTGGTCTTTTTTGTCATAAGCATAGGTGGTCTTTGTTCCATTGGGGAACTGTTTTTCACACAGCCTGCCCAGAGGGTCATACGCATACGTGATGACGCTGTCCCCTTCTTTTAACTCTGAAAGACGGAGCTGCTCATCATAACCATAGAAGACCGTCTTTCCATCCGGATAGGTCATGCTTTTTCTTTCTCCTGCTTTTCCATAGGTATAGGATACTTCCCTTCCGTCTGGGTACTGTACCTTTTGTGCTCTTCCCAGTGCATCGGGAGTGATCTTTGTACTTCCTAACCAGTCCTGCACCTCCAAAAGCTGCCGGAGCGGGTTATAGGACAGTTTCACTTCTCTTCCGTCCGCATACTGGATACCGGATAAATCTCCCTGTTTTGTATAGGCATACTTTGTCAGGTAACCCTCCTTATCCAGTTTGCTAAGGAGCTGCCCTTTCTTATCATAAGTATAAACTTCCTTCTGTCCCAGGGCATCCATGGTTTCTGTGACCTGTCCCCGCAGATTCCTTGTATAACGGGTGACCTGGCACAGCCGGTTTCTTCCATTCTGTTTCTCTGCTTCCAGAAGGTCTGTATCCATACCGGATCCTTCTGTATCTTCCTTCAGGCTTCCCTCTGCACCATACTGGCGGATCTCGATGAGCCGGTCACAGGCATCATACTGGTATTCGGTTTCATTTCCAAGGGCATCCGTTACTTTTGCAAGCCGCCCGCTTAAGGTATAGGCATACCGGGTGGTGTTTCCCTCCCCGTCTGTCATGGAAGTCACATTTCCAAGGGCATCATAAGTATAGGATTTCTTCTCCCCTTCACTTCCTGTGATCTCCGTGATCCGGTCCATGCTGTCATATCCATAACGCAGCACAAACCCGGTGGCAAGGGTATGGGTTTCCAGGTTTCCGTTGGCATCATAGGTAAAGGCTTCTTCTGTACCATCTGAGTATTGGATTTTTTCTAATAGTCCGCCTTTTTGATACTGGTAACAAGTAGTACGCCCTGCCTCATCGGTGATGCTCTCCACATCGCCTAACGGGGTATAAGTATAATGTCTGCTCTCCCCAAGGACGTTGGTTTCTTTCACCAGGTTCCCGTTTCCATCGTATTCCATGGATACGGTATTGCCCAGGGCATCTTCTGCCTCTATGAGATTTCCTTCCCCATCATACCGGTAGGCATAATGGAGTCCTTCTTCTCCGTTTACTTCCACCACTCTTCCAAGGGCATCATAAACAAACGTGGTCTTCGCCCCGTTTTCATCTTCTTCCCCGGTCCGGTTCCCGTTTCCATCGTAGGTATAGCGTACCACTGCCCCGTCTGCATATTTGATCCGGGATAACAGGTTTTCTTCATTATAAAGATAGGTAGTCCTTGCACCGTCCGGTGCTGTCACCCTTGCAAGGTTCCACATGCTGTCATAAGTCAGGAGGGTTTCCCTTCCTTCTTTATCAATGATCTTGCTTGGGCGGTTTAAGACATTGTATTCCCTTTGGATGCTCGCCCCGTCAAAGTCTGTCACCTTCGTTACTTTTCCACTTGCATTGTATTCATAGCTTTGGCAGTTTCCCTCCGCATTTTCCACGCAGGTCACATTTCCTATCACATCATACGCATACTTTGTGACATTCCCTTTTCCATCGGTACTTTCCACCATCCGGTTCAGGGTATCATACCCATACTGGGTCATATTTCCCTGTGCATCTTCGATCGCTGTGATATTTCCCTTTGCATCATAGGAAAGTGTGATCCGGCTTTTGTCTGCCTGCAGGATGGTCTGCGGCCACCCTGCTTCCGTATAGGTGATCTCCACTTCATTTCCAAGGGCATCCCTGGTTTTTACAAGCCTTCCCTGTGCGTCGTATTCCCCGCACAGTTTATCCTTTCCATTTATCCTGATCCCGGTTGGCTGGTTCTTTTCCCCATACCGGATCTCCGTCTTGTTCCCAAGGGCATCAATCACGCGCACCAGGTTTCCTGCCGGATCATAGGCATACTGGGTCTTATTTCCAAGCCGGTCCACATACAGAGTTTTCTGGTTATTCTGGTTATAGGCAAAACGTTCCTCCCCGTTGCTGTGGATATGCTTCACATCCCGGTACTTGTCATCATGGACATAGATCACCCGGCTGCCATTCCGTTCCGTAAGTTCTACGGCCTTCTTTTCTGCATCATATACATAAGACATCCGTGTCCCGTCCGGGAACTTCTGTAAGGTGGTGCGGTGTTCCTCATCAAAGAAGTTTTCCACCGTCACGATTCCCCTTTGGTTCTCCACCTGCTCCAGTTTTCCCTGCGGGGTATAGCCATAGCGGAAAGTGTTCCCATCCGGAAGCGTCACTTCCTTCAGAAGTCCCCCCTGATACTGATAGGACAGGCATCTTCCTACATGGTCTTCCACACGTTCCAGCATGCCATCTGCTCCGTAGGAAAAGGCAAAGA comes from Coprococcus phoceensis and encodes:
- a CDS encoding DUF6531 domain-containing protein, whose translation is MKRVFQVSEITTLCNELKTLLNGCKTHISNMKTYAEQADEALAEVPGEVRHYGAVSSVSELRSALKTEKMEEALTKLENCRQRACELIPAADTDYAAQTRELMGVTKNLQTLLEEMEQFLIHTPLTTDYSAFKKAFEEVQARWNKVTENAEKAVEKLMANIKGAETICHAFSKDPVNLSTGNFIYDRTDLEVGGREPFVFRRFYNAINGREGVLGKDWNHNYEVHLEFTDGEAVLLREDGKEERFFWEKDRYLSLFASEGTLEKAEDGYTYRTREQKVYRFDREGMCLETETLLGGRVTFTYETEAPFHLVKAEKDTGEFFAFSYGADGMLERVEDHVGRCLSYQYQGGLLKEVTLPDGNTFRYGYTPQGKLEQVENQRGIVTVENFFDEEHRTTLQKFPDGTRMSYVYDAEKKAVELTERNGSRVIYVHDDKYRDVKHIHSNGEERFAYNQNNQKTLYVDRLGNKTQYAYDPAGNLVRVIDALGNKTEIRYGEKNQPTGIRINGKDKLCGEYDAQGRLVKTRDALGNEVEITYTEAGWPQTILQADKSRITLSYDAKGNITAIEDAQGNMTQYGYDTLNRMVESTDGKGNVTKYAYDVIGNVTCVENAEGNCQSYEYNASGKVTKVTDFDGASIQREYNVLNRPSKIIDKEGRETLLTYDSMWNLARVTAPDGARTTYLYNEENLLSRIKYADGAVVRYTYDGNGNRTGEEDENGAKTTFVYDALGRVVEVNGEEGLHYAYRYDGEGNLIEAEDALGNTVSMEYDGNGNLVKETNVLGESRHYTYTPLGDVESITDEAGRTTCYQYQKGGLLEKIQYSDGTEEAFTYDANGNLETHTLATGFVLRYGYDSMDRITEITGSEGEKKSYTYDALGNVTSMTDGEGNTTRYAYTLSGRLAKVTDALGNETEYQYDACDRLIEIRQYGAEGSLKEDTEGSGMDTDLLEAEKQNGRNRLCQVTRYTRNLRGQVTETMDALGQKEVYTYDKKGQLLSKLDKEGYLTKYAYTKQGDLSGIQYADGREVKLSYNPLRQLLEVQDWLGSTKITPDALGRAQKVQYPDGREVSYTYGKAGERKSMTYPDGKTVFYGYDEQLRLSELKEGDSVITYAYDPLGRLCEKQFPNGTKTTYAYDKKDQLTELVHQDQEGVIDRYTYLYDLLGNKSGITKERRGLERESGHYRYGYDALGRLAEIQKDGQMQTQYGYDAFGNRTWKEESGERTSYQYNVINQMVSEKHGELLKAYSYDKRGNLTGIQENGAWKKQYVYGAINRLEEAVDAAGKQARYQYNGLGHRVGKQEGVLPKEKLEKLDPQSRIGMEIGNSRQITYTLDLTRQYYNLLERTEENRNQRYFWDGNVAAYEENGERNYYLQDELGSPLRIEDSAGILKESYGYGAFGEDLYQNQGKIQPFGYTGYQRDEIAGTYYAQAREYLVESGRFLACDRVKGSFIEPITLNEYVYCYSNPFYFVDLNGLWITAVIGGIAGGIFGGISQIVTDIATGEKPSLKKTVSATIGGAVGGAVAGTGAGAAWAGAASGATSTFVEGIWDMADGTTSFTVDSVLTLMIRSGISSGIASASAGIFDKFTSKFTNKMGEKLLTKFSLHDWKFKYEYHDKRIRAGSFKVLTSLKMYGNKFFMVESIKGMPDTILGALKDAVTKWSEKMGKEVDWKSVVQNIKSNMNNIWENILKIKEEIINCDIA